The Deltaproteobacteria bacterium genome contains a region encoding:
- a CDS encoding desulfoferrodoxin: protein MATPLEVYKCELCGNIVEVMHGGKGTLVCCGEDMKLMVEGTVDAAREKHIPVIQKTANGYKVIVGEVAHPMLDNHYIEWIELIADGKVYRQDLKPGQAPEAEFCIQAEKVTAREYCNLHGHWKAEN from the coding sequence GTGGAAATATTGTCGAAGTCATGCACGGCGGCAAAGGCACACTGGTGTGCTGCGGCGAGGACATGAAGCTCATGGTCGAAGGAACCGTGGACGCGGCGCGTGAAAAGCACATCCCGGTCATCCAGAAAACCGCCAACGGCTACAAGGTCATCGTGGGCGAAGTGGCCCATCCCATGCTCGATAACCACTATATTGAATGGATCGAACTCATCGCCGATGGCAAGGTCTACCGTCAGGATCTCAAACCCGGCCAGGCCCCCGAGGCCGAGTTCTGCATCCAGGCCGAAAAGGTCACGGCGCGTGAATACTGTAACCTGCATGGCCACTGGAAGGCCGAAAACTAA
- a CDS encoding rubredoxin yields the protein MDKYVCTLCGYVYDPAVGDPDSGIAPGTKFEDIPDDWTCPVCGAGKDDFTKES from the coding sequence ATGGATAAATACGTCTGCACTCTTTGCGGCTATGTGTATGACCCGGCAGTTGGCGACCCGGACAGCGGCATCGCGCCCGGCACCAAATTCGAAGATATTCCCGATGACTGGACCTGCCCCGTGTGCGGTGCCGGCAAGGACGATTTCACCAAGGAAAGCTAA